Proteins from a single region of Acidovorax sp. NCPPB 3576:
- a CDS encoding AI-2E family transporter, with product MNSPTLQSRTLLLLLIAVTVAFLAILWPFHGAVFWGVILAILFTPLHRRLLRRMRGRRNLAALCTLGLCLVIVILPMTFISISLVQEAGLIYERMKSGQLNFGAYVQQVLGALPSWLLGLLDRFNLTSAAEIEAKLSSVAVQAGQFLATKALDVGQNTLQFIVSFGIMLYLLFFLVRDGSSLVNRIRQAVPLDEEHKRQLASKFTTVIRATVKGNIVVAAVQGALGGGIFWILGIQGPILWGVLMAFLSLLPAIGAGLIWGPVAIYFFATGAIWQGSVLVAFCVCVIGLVDNALRPVLVGKDTKMPDYIVLISTLGGMALFGLTGFVIGPVIAALFIATWDLFSQPADSSVK from the coding sequence ATGAACTCACCCACCCTTCAGAGCCGCACCCTGCTGCTTCTTCTCATCGCGGTGACTGTCGCGTTTTTAGCCATCCTCTGGCCATTCCACGGAGCGGTTTTCTGGGGCGTCATCCTGGCGATCCTTTTTACGCCACTGCATCGGCGGCTGCTGCGCCGCATGCGCGGACGGCGCAACCTGGCGGCCCTGTGCACGCTCGGACTGTGCCTGGTGATCGTGATCCTGCCCATGACCTTCATCAGCATTTCGCTGGTTCAGGAGGCCGGGCTGATTTATGAACGCATGAAGTCGGGGCAACTGAACTTCGGCGCCTACGTGCAGCAGGTGCTGGGCGCCCTGCCCTCGTGGCTGCTGGGTTTGCTGGACCGCTTCAACCTCACCTCGGCCGCCGAGATCGAGGCCAAGCTGTCGTCCGTGGCCGTTCAAGCCGGCCAGTTCCTGGCGACGAAGGCGCTGGACGTGGGCCAGAACACGCTGCAGTTCATCGTGAGCTTCGGCATCATGCTGTATCTGCTGTTCTTCCTGGTGCGCGACGGCAGTTCGCTGGTCAACCGCATCCGGCAGGCGGTCCCGCTCGACGAAGAACACAAGCGCCAGCTGGCCAGCAAGTTCACCACGGTGATCCGGGCCACCGTCAAGGGCAACATCGTGGTCGCGGCAGTCCAGGGTGCGCTGGGTGGCGGAATCTTCTGGATCCTGGGCATCCAGGGCCCCATCCTCTGGGGCGTGCTGATGGCCTTCCTGTCGCTGCTGCCCGCCATTGGCGCCGGCCTGATCTGGGGTCCGGTGGCCATCTATTTCTTCGCGACCGGCGCCATCTGGCAGGGGTCGGTACTGGTGGCTTTCTGCGTCTGCGTGATCGGGCTGGTGGACAACGCACTGCGCCCGGTGCTGGTGGGCAAGGACACGAAGATGCCGGACTACATCGTTCTCATCTCCACCTTGGGCGGCATGGCGCTGTTCGGGCTGACGGGCTTCGTGATCGGCCCGGTGATCGCCGCCCTTTTCATCGCCACCTGGGATTTGTTCTCTCAACCCGCGGATTCCTCGGTAAAGTAA
- a CDS encoding ABC transporter ATP-binding protein yields the protein MSDARLRGTAPSIPPSPSSPQSPLLQLQDLRVRFGDKEVVRGVSFDIAAGEKLALVGESGSGKTITALSILRLAGDARITGRALMDGHDLLALSEREMRGVRGGDIAMVFQEPMTALNPLMSVGDQVAEVLQLKQALSRAQAGQAAIELLASTGIPEPARRAGAFPHQLSGGQRQRAMISMALASRPRLLLADEPTTALDVTLRGQILDLLSDLQRQTGMAVLLITHDLHLVRQFADRVAVMEHGVLVESGAVSDVFRAPQHAYTQRLIGSVPRRDVLDAAPSPTAVPAAQAHALRVAYATPLPGIRGWFRRGEFVAVKGADFSIGPARTLGVVGESGSGKSTLAQALLGLLPYQGELRIAGQGWQLPAQRNTPENQALRRQVQVVFQDPFSSLSPRLTVEEIVGEGLRVHEPGLSPADRRARVQSALEDVGLTEAQFPGLLARYPHEFSGGQRQRLAIARALILSPRLLVLDEPTSALDVTIQQQVLALLQRLQKERSLSYLLITHDVAVIRAMAHDVIVMKDGEVLESGPVQAVLDAPGHPYTQRLVSAAGLDGVG from the coding sequence ATGAGCGACGCACGCCTGCGCGGCACCGCGCCTTCCATCCCGCCGTCCCCGTCTTCTCCGCAGTCCCCACTGCTGCAGTTGCAGGACCTGCGTGTGCGCTTCGGCGACAAGGAGGTGGTGCGCGGGGTCAGTTTCGACATCGCGGCCGGCGAGAAGCTCGCGTTGGTGGGCGAATCCGGTTCTGGCAAAACGATTACCGCGCTGTCGATCCTTCGGCTGGCGGGCGATGCGCGCATCACCGGCCGCGCGCTGATGGACGGGCACGACCTGCTGGCCCTGTCCGAGCGCGAGATGCGCGGTGTGCGCGGCGGCGATATCGCCATGGTGTTCCAGGAGCCCATGACGGCACTCAACCCGCTCATGTCGGTGGGTGACCAGGTGGCCGAGGTGCTGCAGCTCAAGCAGGCGCTCTCGCGTGCGCAGGCCGGGCAGGCGGCCATCGAGTTGCTGGCCAGCACGGGTATTCCTGAGCCGGCCCGGCGCGCGGGCGCGTTTCCGCACCAGCTGTCGGGCGGGCAGCGCCAGCGCGCGATGATTTCCATGGCGCTGGCCAGCCGCCCGCGCCTTTTGCTGGCTGACGAGCCGACCACCGCGCTGGACGTGACGCTGCGCGGACAGATCCTCGACCTGCTGTCCGACCTGCAGCGCCAGACCGGCATGGCCGTGCTGCTCATCACGCACGACCTGCACCTGGTGCGCCAATTCGCCGACCGTGTGGCGGTCATGGAGCACGGGGTGCTGGTGGAGTCTGGCGCGGTGTCGGACGTGTTCCGTGCGCCGCAGCATGCATACACGCAGCGCCTCATCGGCAGCGTGCCGCGCCGCGACGTACTGGATGCAGCGCCTTCGCCCACCGCCGTGCCTGCCGCGCAGGCGCACGCGCTGCGCGTGGCCTATGCCACGCCGCTGCCGGGCATCCGTGGCTGGTTCCGGCGCGGAGAGTTCGTGGCGGTGAAAGGCGCCGATTTTTCCATCGGACCCGCGCGCACCTTGGGCGTGGTGGGCGAATCGGGATCGGGAAAATCCACCCTGGCACAGGCGCTGCTGGGGCTGCTGCCGTACCAGGGCGAGCTGCGGATCGCAGGGCAGGGCTGGCAATTGCCGGCCCAGCGCAACACCCCGGAGAACCAAGCCTTGCGCCGTCAGGTGCAGGTGGTGTTCCAGGACCCGTTTTCCTCCCTGTCGCCGCGCCTGACCGTGGAAGAGATCGTGGGCGAGGGCCTGCGGGTGCACGAGCCCGGCCTGTCGCCCGCCGACCGCCGCGCGCGCGTGCAGTCGGCGCTGGAGGATGTGGGCCTGACCGAGGCGCAATTCCCCGGGTTGCTGGCGCGTTATCCGCACGAGTTTTCCGGCGGGCAGCGCCAGCGGCTGGCGATTGCGCGCGCGCTCATCCTGAGCCCCCGGCTGCTGGTGCTGGACGAGCCCACCAGCGCCCTGGACGTCACCATCCAGCAGCAGGTGCTGGCGCTGCTGCAGCGGCTGCAGAAGGAGCGCTCGCTCAGCTACCTGCTCATCACGCATGACGTGGCGGTGATCCGTGCGATGGCGCACGACGTGATTGTGATGAAGGACGGCGAGGTGCTGGAGTCGGGCCCGGTGCAGGCGGTGCTGGATGCGCCCGGGCACCCCTACACCCAGCGGCTGGTGTCTGCGGCCGGGCTGGATGGGGTGGGTTGA
- a CDS encoding diguanylate cyclase domain-containing protein, producing the protein MPQISPHRLVLLALVLSAGIGALFVRAILTIRDDAWSYALHTNSSLARTVEQNIERTLKGFDYSLMGVVKSLSDPGLPSLNAQMRNTFLFDHSLDTPGLGAVAVLDAEGNVVMRSTSLEPINLNLADRDYFQVHTLAPHEGAYVGKPIQGRVSGTYSLPISRAYFRSDGSFGGVVVGTVRINYFKELFASIDVGPLSRVELWSTRDGTTIARFPYEEKDVGQPMDDVSLLARLQKMDSGSYTAQDPQDNTERLHTFRRIGGYPLAVSVGQSADTILAKWRASAKVLGAFAILLMAACLGLSVLFARELQRRQAIEAQLKQAEHDTRTILDNLPSLVSYWDKNQHNRFANQAYMDWLGVSPERMPNVKLLDVLDRDTYQHALTHIQQALQGHKQVFERTMPLPSGEVRHTLVSYIPDKDGEEVQGIFVQIDDLTDRKRMEDLLFEEKELIRLTLQSIGDAVICTDAEGKVTYINPVAEKMTGWQAFHAAGSDIDDVVPLHQAGNEGGLSPTRKALAEGKAQPSERGVVLQCRDGRRIDIEKTVSPITDRHGHVTGTVMVLRDVTEAMEMSRRMAHLAQYDVLTDLPNRVLLQDRAQQAIAHALRDHRSMALMYIDLDGFKQVNDTLGHDAGDMLLVQVARRFKAAVRHSDTVCRQGGDEFVVLLPKLDNADQACLVSQKIMAACQPPFDLQGEVRQIGLSGGIALFPQHGSNFEELSRSADMAMYAAKRAGRGHFRLYAGPDQEPSIVPLNQK; encoded by the coding sequence ATGCCCCAGATCTCGCCCCATCGACTCGTCCTGCTGGCCCTTGTGCTGTCGGCAGGCATCGGCGCGCTGTTCGTACGAGCGATCCTCACGATCCGCGACGACGCCTGGTCGTATGCGCTGCACACCAACAGCAGCCTGGCACGCACGGTCGAGCAAAATATCGAGCGCACGCTCAAAGGCTTCGACTACTCGCTGATGGGCGTGGTCAAGAGCCTGTCAGACCCCGGCTTGCCGAGCCTGAACGCGCAGATGCGCAACACGTTCCTTTTCGACCATTCGCTGGACACGCCAGGCTTGGGGGCGGTGGCGGTGCTGGATGCCGAAGGCAATGTGGTGATGCGGTCCACCAGCCTGGAACCGATCAACCTCAACTTGGCGGACCGGGATTATTTCCAGGTCCACACGCTGGCCCCGCATGAAGGGGCCTACGTCGGCAAGCCCATCCAGGGCCGCGTGTCGGGCACGTACAGCCTGCCCATCAGCCGCGCCTACTTTCGCAGCGATGGCAGTTTCGGCGGCGTGGTGGTGGGCACCGTCAGGATCAATTACTTCAAGGAATTGTTCGCATCCATCGACGTCGGGCCGCTGAGCCGAGTGGAGCTGTGGAGCACCCGGGACGGCACGACCATCGCGCGCTTTCCCTACGAAGAGAAAGACGTGGGCCAGCCGATGGACGACGTGAGCCTGCTGGCACGGCTGCAAAAGATGGACAGCGGCAGCTACACCGCCCAGGACCCGCAGGACAACACCGAGCGCCTGCACACCTTTCGCCGCATCGGGGGCTACCCCCTGGCGGTGAGCGTGGGGCAATCGGCCGACACCATCCTGGCCAAATGGCGCGCCAGCGCCAAAGTGCTGGGCGCCTTCGCGATTTTGCTGATGGCCGCCTGCCTGGGCCTGTCCGTCCTGTTCGCGCGCGAGCTGCAGCGCCGCCAGGCCATCGAAGCCCAGCTCAAGCAAGCCGAGCACGATACGCGCACCATTCTCGACAACCTGCCCTCGCTGGTGAGCTACTGGGACAAGAACCAGCACAACCGCTTTGCCAACCAGGCCTACATGGACTGGCTGGGCGTCTCGCCGGAGCGCATGCCCAACGTGAAGCTGCTGGACGTGCTCGACCGGGATACCTACCAACATGCGCTGACGCATATCCAGCAAGCGCTCCAAGGCCACAAGCAGGTGTTCGAGCGCACCATGCCGCTGCCCTCCGGCGAGGTACGCCACACCCTGGTGTCGTACATCCCGGACAAGGACGGCGAGGAGGTGCAGGGCATCTTCGTGCAGATCGACGACCTGACTGATCGCAAGCGCATGGAAGACCTGCTGTTCGAGGAAAAGGAACTGATCCGGCTGACGCTGCAGTCCATCGGCGATGCGGTCATCTGCACCGATGCCGAGGGCAAAGTCACCTACATCAACCCTGTGGCCGAGAAGATGACGGGTTGGCAAGCCTTTCACGCGGCGGGGTCGGACATCGACGACGTGGTTCCCTTGCATCAGGCAGGCAACGAGGGCGGCCTCAGCCCCACCCGCAAGGCATTGGCCGAGGGCAAGGCCCAGCCTTCCGAGCGCGGCGTGGTGCTGCAGTGCCGCGACGGGCGGCGTATCGACATCGAAAAAACGGTCAGCCCCATCACCGACCGGCACGGCCACGTCACCGGCACCGTGATGGTGCTGCGCGACGTGACGGAAGCCATGGAGATGTCGCGCCGCATGGCCCACCTGGCCCAGTACGACGTGCTGACCGACCTGCCCAATCGGGTGCTGCTGCAGGACCGCGCACAGCAAGCCATCGCGCATGCGTTGCGTGACCACCGGAGCATGGCGCTGATGTACATCGACCTGGACGGGTTCAAGCAGGTCAACGACACGCTCGGCCACGATGCCGGCGACATGCTGCTGGTGCAGGTCGCCCGCCGCTTCAAGGCCGCGGTCCGGCATTCCGACACGGTGTGCCGCCAGGGGGGCGACGAGTTCGTCGTGCTGCTGCCCAAACTGGACAATGCCGACCAGGCCTGCCTGGTGTCGCAAAAGATCATGGCGGCATGCCAGCCGCCATTCGATCTGCAGGGCGAAGTACGGCAGATCGGTCTGAGCGGCGGCATTGCGCTTTTCCCCCAGCACGGGAGCAATTTCGAAGAGCTGTCCCGCAGTGCCGATATGGCCATGTACGCGGCCAAGCGTGCGGGGCGGGGGCACTTCCGGCTGTATGCCGGGCCTGACCAGGAGCCCTCCATCGTGCCGCTGAACCAGAAATAA
- a CDS encoding 2-oxoglutarate dehydrogenase E1 component produces MSDTTSVYQAYQGNTYLFGGNAPYVEEMYENYLVNPGSVPDTWREYFDALQHVPAVDGSNAKDVPHLPVVNAFAERAKQGGTKVVGATSADSEMGRKRTAVQQLISAYRNVGQRWADLDPLKRTERPAIPELEASFYGFSDADQETVFNTSNTFFGKEAMPLRELINALRETYCGSIGVEYMYATDQNQKRWWQEKLETIRSKPTFGPDKKKHILDRLTAAEGLERFLHTKYVGQKRFSLEGGESFIAAMDELIQAAGSKGVQEIVIGMAHRGRLNVLVNTLGKMPKDLFAEFDHTAPEELPAGDVKYHQGFSSDVSTPGGPVHLSLAFNPSHLEIVNPVVEGSVRARMDRRADPHGKQVLPVLVHGDAAFAGQGVIQETLALAQTRGYSTGGTVHIVINNQIGFTTSDPRDSRSTLYCTDVVKMIESPVLHVNGDDPEAVVFATQLALEFRMEFQKDVVVDIICFRKLGHNEQDTPALTQPLMYKTIGAHPGTRKLYADKLATQGLGETLGDDMSKAYRAAMDAGKHTVDPVLTNFKSKYAVDWSPFLGKKWTDAGDTAIPLAEWKRLSEKITTIPEGVTPHQLVKKVYDDRAAMGRGDIPVDWGMGEHMAFASLVASGFPVRLSGEDCGRGTFTHRHSVIHDQKREKWDTGTYVPLQNVSENQAPFVVIDSILSEEAVLGFEYGYASNDPNTLVIWEAQFGDFANGAQVVIDQFIASGEVKWGRVNGITLMLPHGYEGQGPEHSSARLERFMQLSADANMQVVQPTTASQIFHVLRRQMVRHLRKPLIIMTPKSLLRNKDATSPLSEFTKGSFQTVIPEQNEAIEKKADKVKRVIACSGKVYYDLVKKREEKEADDVVILRVEQLYPFPHKAFAAELKKYPNATDIVWCQDEPQNQGAWFFVQHYIHENMLEGQKLGYSGRAASASPAVGYSHLHQEQQKALVDGAFAKLKGFVLTK; encoded by the coding sequence ATGAGCGATACGACATCCGTATACCAAGCCTACCAAGGCAACACCTATCTTTTCGGCGGCAATGCGCCTTATGTCGAAGAGATGTACGAGAACTACCTCGTCAACCCCGGCAGCGTGCCCGACACGTGGCGCGAATACTTCGACGCCTTGCAGCATGTGCCTGCCGTCGATGGCTCGAACGCCAAGGATGTGCCCCACCTGCCCGTGGTCAACGCCTTTGCCGAGCGCGCCAAGCAAGGCGGCACGAAGGTCGTTGGCGCCACCAGCGCCGACTCCGAAATGGGCCGCAAGCGCACCGCCGTCCAGCAACTGATCTCCGCCTACCGCAATGTCGGCCAACGCTGGGCCGATCTGGACCCTTTGAAGCGCACCGAGCGCCCCGCCATTCCGGAGCTCGAAGCCTCCTTCTACGGCTTCAGCGACGCCGACCAGGAAACGGTGTTCAACACGAGCAACACCTTCTTCGGCAAGGAAGCCATGCCGCTGCGCGAGCTGATCAACGCGCTGCGCGAAACGTATTGCGGCTCCATCGGCGTCGAGTACATGTACGCCACCGACCAGAATCAAAAGCGCTGGTGGCAAGAAAAGCTCGAGACCATCCGCAGCAAGCCGACGTTCGGTCCCGACAAGAAAAAGCACATCCTGGACCGCCTCACGGCCGCTGAAGGCCTGGAGCGCTTCCTCCACACCAAGTACGTCGGCCAAAAGCGCTTCTCGCTCGAAGGCGGCGAAAGCTTCATCGCCGCCATGGATGAACTCATCCAGGCCGCTGGCTCCAAGGGCGTTCAGGAAATCGTGATCGGCATGGCCCACCGCGGCCGCCTGAACGTGCTGGTGAACACGCTGGGCAAGATGCCCAAGGACCTGTTCGCCGAGTTCGACCACACCGCTCCGGAAGAACTGCCTGCCGGCGACGTGAAGTACCACCAGGGCTTCAGCTCCGACGTCAGCACCCCTGGCGGCCCGGTGCACCTGTCGCTGGCCTTCAACCCTTCCCACCTGGAAATCGTGAACCCCGTCGTGGAAGGTTCGGTGCGCGCCCGCATGGACCGCCGCGCCGACCCGCATGGCAAGCAGGTGCTGCCCGTGCTGGTGCACGGCGATGCGGCTTTCGCCGGCCAGGGCGTCATCCAGGAAACGCTGGCGCTGGCCCAGACCCGTGGCTATTCCACGGGCGGCACGGTGCACATCGTCATCAACAACCAGATCGGCTTCACGACCTCCGACCCGCGCGACAGCCGCTCCACGCTGTACTGCACGGACGTGGTCAAGATGATCGAATCGCCCGTGCTGCACGTGAACGGCGACGATCCCGAAGCCGTCGTGTTCGCCACCCAGCTCGCCCTGGAATTCCGCATGGAGTTCCAGAAGGACGTGGTCGTGGACATCATCTGCTTCCGCAAGCTGGGCCACAACGAGCAGGACACCCCCGCGCTCACCCAGCCGCTGATGTACAAGACGATCGGTGCACACCCCGGCACCCGCAAGCTGTATGCCGACAAGCTGGCCACGCAGGGCCTGGGCGAAACCTTGGGCGACGACATGTCCAAGGCGTACCGCGCCGCCATGGACGCGGGCAAGCACACGGTCGATCCCGTGCTGACCAACTTCAAGAGCAAGTACGCGGTGGACTGGAGCCCCTTCCTGGGCAAGAAGTGGACCGATGCCGGCGACACCGCCATCCCGCTGGCCGAGTGGAAGCGTCTGTCCGAGAAGATCACCACCATCCCTGAAGGCGTGACGCCCCACCAACTGGTCAAGAAGGTGTACGACGACCGCGCCGCCATGGGCCGTGGCGACATTCCCGTGGACTGGGGCATGGGCGAGCACATGGCTTTCGCCTCGCTGGTGGCCAGCGGCTTCCCCGTGCGCCTGTCGGGCGAGGATTGCGGCCGCGGCACGTTCACTCACCGCCACTCGGTCATCCATGACCAAAAGCGCGAGAAGTGGGACACGGGCACCTATGTGCCGTTGCAGAACGTGAGCGAGAACCAGGCACCGTTCGTCGTGATCGACTCCATCCTGTCCGAGGAGGCGGTGCTGGGCTTCGAATACGGCTATGCCTCCAACGATCCCAACACGCTCGTGATCTGGGAAGCGCAGTTCGGCGACTTCGCCAACGGCGCGCAGGTCGTGATCGACCAGTTCATCGCCTCCGGCGAAGTGAAGTGGGGCCGCGTGAACGGCATCACGCTGATGCTGCCGCACGGCTACGAAGGCCAGGGCCCCGAGCACAGCTCGGCACGCCTGGAGCGCTTCATGCAGTTGTCCGCCGACGCCAACATGCAGGTGGTGCAGCCCACCACCGCCAGCCAGATCTTCCACGTGCTGCGCCGCCAGATGGTCCGCCACCTGCGCAAGCCGCTGATCATCATGACCCCGAAGTCGCTGCTGCGTAACAAGGACGCGACCTCGCCGCTGTCCGAGTTCACCAAGGGCAGCTTCCAGACGGTGATCCCGGAGCAGAACGAAGCCATCGAGAAGAAGGCCGACAAGGTCAAGCGCGTCATCGCCTGCTCGGGCAAGGTGTACTACGACCTGGTCAAGAAGCGCGAAGAGAAAGAAGCCGACGACGTCGTCATCCTGCGCGTGGAACAGCTCTATCCGTTCCCGCACAAGGCTTTCGCTGCCGAGCTGAAGAAGTACCCGAACGCCACCGACATCGTGTGGTGCCAGGACGAGCCGCAGAACCAGGGCGCTTGGTTCTTCGTGCAGCACTACATCCACGAGAACATGCTCGAAGGCCAGAAGCTGGGTTACTCCGGCCGTGCCGCTTCGGCATCGCCCGCGGTGGGCTACTCGCACCTGCATCAGGAGCAGCAAAAGGCACTGGTGGACGGCGCGTTCGCGAAGCTCAAGGGGTTTGTCCTGACCAAGTAA
- a CDS encoding FlxA-like family protein, protein MSLSISSASSTSSTSVSGSRASGQSSGDIAALQKQLKDLTADLKQASADASQASDPSDAKAKQQRLQALQNQIQLVQQQIAAIQQAQQQEQQQKAMEKAMELQQSADKKKTPPAASATLGTQVDTFA, encoded by the coding sequence ATGTCCCTGTCCATCTCCTCCGCCTCCAGCACCTCTTCCACCAGCGTTTCGGGGAGCCGCGCTTCGGGCCAATCGAGCGGTGACATCGCGGCGCTTCAAAAGCAGCTCAAGGACCTCACGGCCGATCTCAAGCAGGCGTCGGCAGACGCCAGCCAGGCGTCCGACCCCAGCGACGCCAAAGCCAAGCAGCAGAGGCTGCAGGCGCTGCAGAACCAGATCCAGCTCGTGCAGCAGCAGATCGCAGCCATCCAGCAGGCCCAGCAGCAGGAGCAGCAGCAAAAGGCCATGGAAAAGGCCATGGAGCTGCAGCAGTCGGCCGACAAGAAGAAGACCCCACCCGCCGCCTCCGCCACCCTGGGCACGCAAGTCGATACCTTCGCCTGA
- the odhB gene encoding 2-oxoglutarate dehydrogenase complex dihydrolipoyllysine-residue succinyltransferase, with protein sequence MAIVEVKVPQLSESVAEATMLTWKKKAGEAVAIDEILIEIETDKVVLEVPAPSAGVLAEIVQGDGATVVAEQLIAKIDTEGKAGAAAPAAAAAPAAAPAAASAPAPAAAAPAAAGGSKSDVAMPAAAKLLADNNLSVSAVAGTGKDGRVTKGDVLGAVASGAGKTAAAAPSVIPTGVPTKALPQVAAPTAKEDLSGRPEQRVPMSRLRARVAERLLQSQSTNAILTTFNEVNMAPVMDMRKKFQDAFTKEHGVKIGFMSFFVKAAVHALKKYPVLNASVDGNDIVYHGYFDIGIAVGSPRGLVVPILRNADQMTFAEIEKKIAEFGQKAKDGKLGIEEMTGGTFSISNGGTFGSMLSTPIINPPQSAILGVHATKDRAVVENGQIVIRPMNYLAMSYDHRIIDGREAVLGLVAMKEALEDPSRLLFDI encoded by the coding sequence ATGGCTATCGTTGAAGTCAAAGTCCCCCAACTGTCCGAATCCGTGGCGGAAGCCACGATGCTCACGTGGAAGAAGAAGGCCGGAGAGGCCGTCGCCATCGATGAAATCCTGATCGAGATCGAAACCGACAAGGTCGTGCTGGAAGTGCCCGCTCCTTCTGCTGGCGTGCTGGCGGAAATCGTGCAGGGCGACGGCGCCACCGTGGTGGCCGAGCAGCTCATCGCCAAGATCGATACCGAAGGCAAGGCCGGCGCAGCCGCTCCTGCCGCGGCAGCAGCCCCCGCCGCCGCTCCTGCGGCGGCTTCGGCACCCGCACCAGCCGCTGCAGCCCCCGCTGCCGCTGGCGGCTCCAAGAGCGACGTGGCCATGCCCGCCGCCGCCAAGCTGCTGGCCGACAACAACCTGTCCGTCTCGGCCGTGGCCGGCACGGGCAAGGATGGCCGCGTGACCAAGGGCGACGTGCTGGGTGCCGTGGCATCGGGCGCCGGCAAGACCGCTGCGGCCGCGCCGAGCGTAATCCCCACCGGCGTGCCCACCAAGGCATTGCCCCAGGTGGCCGCACCCACCGCCAAGGAAGACCTGAGCGGCCGCCCCGAGCAGCGCGTTCCCATGAGCCGCCTGCGCGCCCGCGTGGCCGAGCGCCTGCTGCAGTCGCAATCGACCAACGCCATCCTGACCACGTTCAACGAAGTGAACATGGCTCCGGTGATGGATATGCGCAAGAAGTTCCAGGACGCGTTCACCAAGGAACACGGCGTGAAGATCGGCTTCATGAGCTTCTTCGTGAAGGCGGCCGTGCATGCCTTGAAGAAGTACCCGGTGCTGAACGCCTCGGTCGATGGCAACGACATCGTCTATCACGGCTACTTCGACATCGGCATTGCCGTGGGCTCGCCCCGCGGCCTGGTGGTGCCGATCCTGCGCAACGCCGACCAGATGACGTTCGCCGAGATCGAAAAGAAGATCGCCGAGTTCGGCCAGAAGGCCAAGGACGGCAAGCTGGGCATCGAAGAGATGACCGGCGGCACGTTCTCCATCTCCAATGGCGGCACGTTCGGCTCCATGCTGTCCACGCCCATCATCAACCCGCCGCAGTCGGCCATCCTGGGCGTGCACGCCACCAAGGACCGTGCCGTGGTGGAAAACGGCCAGATCGTCATCCGCCCGATGAACTACCTGGCCATGTCGTACGACCACCGCATCATCGACGGCCGTGAAGCCGTGCTGGGCCTGGTGGCCATGAAGGAAGCGCTGGAAGATCCTTCGCGCCTGCTGTTCGACATCTGA